The following are encoded in a window of Pectinophora gossypiella chromosome 8, ilPecGoss1.1, whole genome shotgun sequence genomic DNA:
- the LOC126368853 gene encoding peroxidasin-like, whose protein sequence is MTPVQRFLSPSYSDDIQAPRRSIFGAKLPSAREISSLIHEDQNAENPGITHLLMQWGQFLDHDVTSSSQSRGFNGSVPRCCKDGGRDFVPKEFMHPECMPISVPPSDPFYGPRGVRCLDFVRSSPAPRDDCALGWREQLNQVSAYIDGSPLYASSARQSDKLRLFRNGMLQYGRVQQRRPLLPPERRDELCRGGAVSTDCFKSGDGRVNEHPGLVAAHIVWLRQHNRMAQELAHLNPHWSDEKIYQETRKIIGAMIQHITYREFLPIILGPDVMRLFELEPQKKGFYRGYDPKVNPSPASSFGSAAFRFGHSLVQPSMMRYDRFHRPINNNVSLHNELTNPSNIWSMGAVDRLLLGMVNQPIQKRDEFITEELTNHLFQTPSFDFGMDLAAINIQRGRDHGIPPYTAWREPCGLSTIKSFQDLFRVMPARAVRKLQTLYRHVDDIDLFTGGMAERPVVGGLVGPTFACIIAQQFSNLRKGDRFWYENGGFESSFTPAQLQQIRRISFAQVLCHTLDTIDNIQPFVFLSPDNPDNGRISCHNGLLNDFDLSPWVEINSALNNDISKSDENDINASDRPSTQRPKRTKPTTSRPSSTTKRIHKTTTAAPNKLNQKNPSPNNSTVNDKLTHKPNKTDSTVKDKDLLTFTLTTDKNTTKSNVTVQKIDDKLDFKNKSRRYEDSDKLGTRNNYNSATKQYGNDYDDDEEVQSVQSVVINNLSHKRPFNNHNNNNNYNYNNNYNYNNHKRPVITVTENVNKYTYLINYVPRPTESWRRTTRRTYDRDVVKVTYQTYDDTYRRPNKPHYYNKHDEYDQNYNPYRRDGPTSNDKDSFQSSARSNDETITTPRTKPTIDKSDKIDNPNPTTENLYKLVTFGYVGTYKGTDITKDDVTKPDMTDKHDTISKDFSTYDTRHDNDGDKAKTKLSTFFLYETATKPYSNIQRPTRRHDEDTASNPATRTKYYYIKNVLHKVTDSTGPITEKDILRENYNNPGLPTENIEERSSADKLAFLEEAEKAAHPERQKVKIKKPASPGKTPSVAFQIIPSENAPSQWAVYEEKADLPESFPNRMPPIKIDPHALKELPRPMVFGSLRRIRPWRF, encoded by the exons ATGACCCCCGTCCAACGTTTCCTGTCCCCTTCATACTCCGACGACATCCAAGCCCCTCGCAGATCCATTTTCGGAGCCAAACTCCCTTCAGCGAGGGAGATCAGCTCGCTAATTCATGAAGATCAGAATGCTGAAAATCCTGGTATAACCCATCTACTGATGCAATGGGGCCAGTTTCTAGACCATGATGTGACTTCGTCTTCGCAGTCGAGAGGCTTCAACGGATCGGTGCCGAGATGCTGCAAGGATGGTGGAAGGGATTTCGTTCCTAAGGAGTTTATG CACCCAGAATGCATGCCGATCTCGGTACCCCCGTCAGACCCATTCTACGGCCCTCGCGGCGTACGTTGCCTTGACTTCGTTCGCTCGTCTCCGGCCCCTCGCGATGATTGCGCTCTAGGCTGGCGCGAGCAGCTGAACCAGGTGTCGGCTTATATTGATGGCTCCCCGCTGTATGCCAGCTCTGCCAGGCAGTCTGATAAGCTGCGGCTGTTTAGGAATG GTATGCTCCAATATGGTCGAGTTCAGCAACGTCGCCCACTTCTACCCCCGGAGCGTCGAGACGAGCTATGTCGAGGAGGCGCTGTCTCCACCGACTGCTTCAAGTCAGGGGACGGCCGCGTCAACGAGCATCCTGGACTGGTGGCCGCGCATATCGTTTGGCTGAGGCAGCATAACAG AATGGCTCAAGAACTTGCCCATTTGAACCCTCACTGGAGTGACGAGAAGATTTATCAGGAAACCCGCAAAATTATTGGCGCGATGATTCAGCACATTACTTACAGAGAATTCCTGCCAATCATCCTTG GTCCAGATGTAATGCGTCTCTTTGAGCTGGAGCCACAAAAGAAGGGTTTCTACCGAGGATACGATCCTAAAGTCAACCCCAGTCCTGCCAGCTCTTTCGGTTCGGCTGCCTTCAGATTCGGACACAGCTTAGTCCAACCTTCTATGATGCGTTATGACCGCTTTCATAGACCAATTAACAACA ATGTCTCTTTGCATAACGAACTCACCAATCCATCCAATATCTGGAGTATGGGAGCTGTAGATCGGCTCCTCCTTGGCATGGTTAACCAACCCATTCAGAAACGCGACGAATTCATAACCGAAGAACTAACCAACCACCTGTTTCAAACACCTTCCTTCGACTTCGGAATGGATCTTGCAGCGATCAACATTCAAAGAGGGAGGGACCATGGCATACCTCCCTATACAGCATGGAGGGAACCATGTGGACTGTCAACTATAAAGAGTTTCCAAGACTTATTTAGAGTGATGCCTGCGAGAGCTGTCAGAAAGCTGCAGACTTTGTACAG ACATGTGGATGATATAGATCTGTTTACGGGAGGTATGGCTGAAAGACCCGTAGTAGGCGGACTCGTAGGGCCAACTTTCGCTTGTATCATTGCTCAACAATTCTCTAATCTTCGAAAGGGAGATCGGTTTTG GTACGAGAACGGGGGCTTCGAATCCTCCTTCACACCAGCGCAACTGCAACAAATTCGAAGGATCTCGTTTGCCCAAGTCCTCTGCCATACGTTAGATACTATTGACAACATCCAGCCCTTCGTCTTCCTCTCCCCTGACAACCCTGACAATGGAAGAATTTCCTGCCATAACGGACTACTCAACGACTTCGATTTGTCCCCTTGGGTAGAAATCAACTCCGCCCTAAACAATGACATTAGCAAATCTGACGAAAATGACATAAATGCCTCTGACAGACCTAGCACTCAAAGACCTAAAAGAACTAAACCAACGACATCAAGACCTTCTAGTACGACGAAAAGAATACATAAAACAACAACTGCAGCTCCTAATAAACTTAATCAAAAGAACCCATCTCCTAACAACTCGACTGTAAACGACAAACTGACACATAAACCTAACAAGACTGACTCGACTGTGAAAGACAAAGACTTATTAACTTTTACTTTGACTACTGACAAAAATACGACTAAATCTAACGTGACAGTACAAAAAATTGACGACAAGTTGGATTTTAAAAACAAGAGCAGACGTTATGAAGACAGTGACAAGCTTGGGACAAGGAATAATTATAACAGCGCTACTAAACAGTACGGTAACGACTATGACGACGATGAGGAAGTACAAAGCGTACAATCTGTAGTTATTAATAACTTATCACATAAAAGACCttttaataatcataataataataataactacaattataataataattacaactataataACCATAAAAGGCCAGTAATAACAGTGACAGAAAACGTTAACAAGTACACTTACTTAATCAACTACGTTCCTCGACCGACTGAATCGTGGAGACGAACGACTAGACGGACTTATGACAGAGACGTTGTTAAGGTGACTTATCAAACCTACGACGACACTTACCGACGACCTAACAAACCACATTACTATAACAAACACGACGAATATGACCAGAACTATAACCCTTACAGACGAGATGGACCTACCTCTAACGACAAAGACAGTTTCCAATCGTCAGCCAGATCAAATGACGAGACAATCACGACGCCTAGGACAAAGCCGACTATTGACAAATCTGACAAAATTGACAATCCCAACCCCACGACTGAAAACTTGTACAAACTTGTGACTTTTGGGTACGTAGGGACTTACAAGGGCACTGACATAACTAAAGACGACGTGACTAAACCTGACATGACTGATAAACATGATACGATTAGTAAAGACTTCTCGACTTATGACACTAGACATGACAATGATGGCGACAAGGCCAAGACTAAGCTTTCAACGTTTTTCCTTTACGAGACCGCGACTAAACCTTACAGTAACATACAGCGACCGACTAGACGACATGACGAGGACACTGCTAGCAACCCTGCTACCAGAACCAAGTATTATTACATCAAAAATGTTTTACACAAAGTCACTGACTCGACCGGACCTATTACTGAAAAGGACATACTTAGAGAAAACTACAACAACCCAGGATTACCAACTGAGAACATAGAAGAAAGATCTTCGGCTGACAAACTGGCGTTTTTAGAGGAAGCTGAGAAGGCTGCGCACCCTGAAAGGCAGAAGGTGAAGATAAAGAAGCCAGCTAGTCCTGGTAAAACGCCATCTGTGGCCTTTCAAATTATACCGAGTGAAAATGC TCCGTCGCAATGGGCAGTGTACGAAGAGAAGGCAGACTTGCCGGAGAGCTTCCCAAATCGGATGCCGCCCATCAAGATAGACCCCCACGCGTTGAAGGAGCTACCCAGACCCATGGTCTTCGGCAGCCTGAGAAGAATTCGACCCTGGAGGTTTTGA
- the LOC126368974 gene encoding inositol monophosphatase 1, translating to MSDEIDEYFDTALALVKSAGNLMTEHVGGCKTFELKSCAIDLVTEVDKNVEKTLIEGLSKKYPSHKFIGEESVADGVKCILTDAPTWIIDPVDGTMNFVHGFPHSCISLGLSINKEVVAGIIYNPLLQQLFTAKKGKGAFLNDRQIHVSKITALKDALVTFEAGTSSDEEKRKVVFENFQRIIKNGHGVRALGSAALNMAMVALGGADANFEFGIHAWDIAAGDILVREAGGVVIDPSGGPLDILSRRVLCASTKDLAEELSKTIVQYYPERD from the coding sequence ATGTCTGACGAAATTGACGAATATTTTGATACGGCTTTGGCCCTGGTAAAATCTGCGGGAAACCTTATGACAGAGCATGTAGGAGGCTGTAAAACCTTCGAACTGAAGTCCTGTGCTATCGATTTGGTGACCGAAGTCGATAAGAATGTGGAAAAAACGCTTATTGAGGGCTTATCTAAGAAATATCCATCTCACAAGTTCATCGGAGAAGAATCCGTCGCTGATGGCGTCAAATGCATTTTAACTGATGCTCCTACGTGGATTATCGACCCAGTAGATGGTACAATGAATTTTGTCCATGGATTCCCACACAGCTGCATATCACTTGGTCTTTCTATCAATAAAGAGGTGGTTGCTGGTATTATCTACAATCCTCTCCTACAGCAACTTTTCACGGCTAAGAAAGGTAAAGGCGCCTTCCTGAATGACAGACAAATACATGTGTCTAAGATCACAGCACTTAAGGATGCTTTGGTAACATTTGAAGCAGGTACCAGTAGTGATGAAGAGAAACGTAAAGTTGTGTTTGAAAACTTCCAAAGAATCATAAAGAATGGTCATGGAGTTAGAGCTTTAGGTTCAGCAGCATTAAACATGGCTATGGTGGCACTTGGAGGGGCCGATGCCAACTTTGAATTTGGTATTCATGCCTGGGATATAGCTGCTGGTGATATATTGGTTCGAGAGGCTGGTGGAGTGGTTATAGACCCATCTGGAGGGCCACTTGATATTCTATCTCGTCGAGTACTTTGTGCAAGTACTAAAGACCTAGCTGAGGAATTGTCCAAAACAATAGTCCAATATTACCCTGAAAGGGACTAA